TGGATAGTGCAATATTGATCCAATCGAGATTTATTAGCTTTTCTACAAACTTATTCAAGCGATCCATACGTAGCTCCTCCCCGTTTCTCTGTCATCTTTTTCATACAGGATACCTTTTGAATGGAGCTTGTTTCAACTAAAAACAATTATAGATCGACAAGATCCACCTTTTTTCCTGCTACTACCGAGCGCAAAATAGCCCAAGCGACGGCTTGGGCTGAGAAAGATATCGAGCATCGGAACGATTTTAAAACGGATCATGATCAAGTGTTTTTTGAATAACTTTGGCTAGCTCTGGTTTCGATGACTCTTTGTTTGACGATTTGGACTGAGTAGCCTCTACGACATCTTTCATTCCAGCAAGAATGTCATCACCAGACTCCATCATGGCTTCGGTCAAATGATGGTCCTCTTTCTTGTGATTTGAACCTGTTCGTTTGATTGCTTTTGTATTTGTGAGAGCATACAAACCCGCCGCTGCTAGGAATCCACCTGCAGCCCCTCCGATCATATAACCAGTGTGATGCCGCTTCTTTCGTTTGAACATGTTTTTCACCTCTTTTTTTGTTATCGTGTGTAGTGGGAGAGATTTTATACATGGCTTATAAAAGGCTTTACTCTATGCTAAAATAAAAAGAACAGCTCTTTTACGATACTCGTTCTTGGTTCACAAGAATGTATTATATATTTTTAGGAAAGGTGTTTATCATGAAAAAAGGACTTCTAGCATTTTCTATTGTTGCCCTTTTCATGATTGCAAGCTGCGCGATTGGGCAGAATCAATCGATTCAGTACCAAGAGGATACGTTCGATACACTTGAAGCTGATCTAAGTGCACCAAGCGAAACAGCCTTGCATGAACCGGTCACGATCTCTGTCCGTGTAACCTTGGGAGAAGAACCCTTCACGGATGTAGAAAACGTTGATTTTGAAATATGGCGTAATGGTGAAAGAGATTCAGGAACAACTGTTGCCGCCCAAAAAGCTGATTCTGGTGTTTACACACTCGACACTTCTTTTGAAGAAGACGGCATTTATCACATACAAGCCTATGTAGAAGCTGACGAAGAGCATCTTACGTCTTCCAAACGAATTATTGCTGGAGATGTTTCTGAAACAGACTTAGAAGCGGCCGAGCAAGAATTTCAACAAGAACAAGATCAAGAAAAGGCTCAAGAATCAAATTCTAACTAATATTGTGTACAGCAGGGAAAACGTTACGAATGCTCGTGACGTTTTCCCTTTGTGCCTACTGGAGTTGCATCATGTATTCTGCTATATCTATTTCACAAAAAATTAAATTGTACACACTTATTCTTTGGCCGATCCTCATTACTCAGATTAGTTACCATGCCATGAATGTGATCGACACAATGATGTCTGGTCGAGCTGGAACCACTGACCTAGCTGGCGTTGCCGTTGGCTCAAGTCTTTGGGCACCTATTTTGACTGGATTTAATGGCATTCTGATGGCCGTTACCCCAATCATCGCTCAGCTTCTTGGAAAAGGAGAGAAACAAAGCATTTCTCGCTCTGTTCTCCAAGCATTGTATCTGTCTGTCATCTTAGCGCTACTTGTGTATCTCGCTGGCATTTTTTTCTTGCCTTCTATTCTTCAATTTATGGGTTTAGAGGCAGAGGTTTCACATATTGCAAAACATTATTTAATCGGACTATCTATTGGTCTTGTTCCACTTTTTGCATCAAATGTTCTGCGCTTTTTCTTTGATGCACAAGGCTTCACACGAATTACAATGGTTATCCTACTGATCGCCCTACCTATCAGTGCTTTTCTTAATTACATCTTGATTTTTGGAAAGTTTGGCTTTCCAGAACTCGGTGGGATCGGAGCTGGTTATGCCACTGGGATCACGTATTGGATCATTTTTGGCTTGAGTGTGTTTATGACTTTCAAAATCCCTTCTATTCGTTCGTATGCACTCTTTTCTACATGGTTCCGTCCGTCGCTTAAGGCCTGGAAGGGTCAACTTGCGTTAGGTTTACCCATGGGGCTATCTATTTTTTTTGAAGCAAGCATCTTTTCTTTTGTCACGTTGCTAGTTAGTCGCATGTTTACAACTGATGTTATTGCCGCTCATCAAGCAGCGTTAAATTTTGCATCCTTGTTATTTATGATCCCACTTAGTATGTCGATGGCACTAACCATTGTTGTAGCGTACGAAATCGGTGCTGGTCGTTTAAAAGACGCCAGACAGTATAGTAAGATTGGGATTACAGCCTCGATGCTCATCATTTCGGTTGCTTCTGTGTTACTTTACTTTTTTAGAGAATCCATTTCGTATCTGTACACAGATAATCAAGATGTTGTCCAACTTGCCATGAGTTTCTTTGTTTTTGCGATTTTTTATCAGCTGTCTGATGCAGCTCAAGCCACTTTACAAGGTGTACTTCGTGGCTACAAAGACGCTGCAATTCCTTTTATTATTGCGTTGATCTCCTATTGGGGAATCGGGATCCCTTCTGGTTATCTCCTTGCGACTTTAACTGATTTGGGACCGTTTGGTTTTTGGATAGGTATTATTATCGGACTTACTTGCGCAGCGATTGGTTTCTGGATTCGACTGGCTCTAATCAATCGTCGTTTCCGTCACTCACTTTAAAACGAATGAACCCCCTTTCTATTGGACATAGTTGTAGTAGATGCTTTCTACATGGAGGTGGGGTAGCTTTGATTGTATGGATTCAATCACTATTGCTTGCGGCAGGACGACCATCTAGCGTTGGAAATCTACCTATTATCCTTGTTGCTGTTTCGATTGGGATTATGGTCATCATTATGGGTGCGTTACTTATTTACCTTGCACGCAAGCGTCAAAAAAGCTGAATAAGATACAAGATCAAAAGAACCAAGCTATTGGTTCTTTTTTCTAGTTGTATAAGAACGTATATTCGCATATAATAAGAACATCCATTCGCCACGAGGTGAAAAAAATGAAGAGTGTTATTTTTTTAGTTGATATGGAAAGCTTTTACGCTTCTATTGAAGTGGCTAGAAGACCTGAGTACAAGGGTAAAGCCCTTGTCGTATCCGGTGATCCAAACCGGCGTAGTGGGGTTATTTTAGCCGCTTCTAAGGAAGCCAAGTATTACGGTGTCAAAAATGCAGAACGTCTTTGGGAAGCTAAACAAAAATGCAACCAATTAATTATTGTTCCTCCACACATGCAGGACTATATCGAAGTATCAATGGAGATTACATCTATTCTGAAGACCTATACAGACTTGGTTGAACCCTATTCCATTGATGAACAATTTATGGACGTAACCAATTCCCAACGGCTATTTGGTTCTCCTCTAGAGATTGCCAAAAGGGTTCAAACACAAATCTGGAATCAGTGCGGGGTAAGAGCTAGAGTTGGGATTGGCGAGAATAAGATTTTAGCTAAGCTAGCCTGTGATCATTTTGCTAAAAAAAATGCAGAAGGAATATACGAGCTAAAGGCAGACCAGCTTCAGGACACACTTTGGCCTCTACCTGTTGAAGACTTGTTTGGGGTTGGTAGTCAAATGAAACGTCATCTCTATGACCGAGGTATTCGTACAATTGGGCAACTAGCTGCGACAAAAGTTGAATTCTTCAAAAAGAGATGGGGAATACATGGTCAGGTGTTATGGATGAACGCTCATGGGGTTGATTATTCACCTGTGAAGATTTCCACTCACGATGGTCAAAAAGCAATTGGACATGGTATGACCCTGCCTTATGATTATGCAGAAAAAGCAGATATTCACATCGTTTTGCTTGAATTGTGTGAAGAAGTATGTCAGCGGGCTCGAAAAAATCACGTCCACGGTTCAACCGTCTCACTTAGTGTTTCGGGTGCAAGCTACGAGATCCGCACAGGTTTTCACCGCCAGTTTACTATGCCTTATGCGACAAATGCTGCATTAACCATATACAAGCATCTCTGTCAGCTACTTGATCAATTTTGGGATGGGAAACCTGTACGCCGCTTAGGCATCTCGCTTTCTAGTCTTTCTGACGGAGACTCTGTTCAGCTTGATTTATTTGAACACAAACAGCAGCAAGAGAACCGGGAGCTGGGAGAAGCAATGGACCTTATTAAAGCTCGCTTCGGTAAAACCGCTCTACTTCGAGCTTCCTCCCTACTACCGGCCGGCCAAGCCAGAGAGCGTGCCGCAAAAATTGGAGGGCATTATAAATGAGTGATTACTTAAAACGTGGAAACTTGTTATGGGAGGGGAGCCGTATGATGCTACCTGAACATAAACAAGCCATTCGTGCTCAAAACGAGCAAGAAAAACGCGTAGATCCTCCACTACTAGATCAACAGGAGTTAGAAGAGCTCGGTATCGTCGCAATGGAATCCCTCTCATATACCATTCCCGTTCATATCGTGTATTGGGAAGATGGATTTTACCGCAAAATAATCGCTGCCGTTGAAAGAGTGGACCAACAACAAAAACGAATCACCTGTAGAGAAAGCGCGGAAGTCAGTATAACCATAGAGATCAGTCAGTTAAAGAGTATTGAACGAATTTAAAGGAAAATCAAGTTGTGATCTCTCCCTATTCATATTGATGTAGGGAGAGGGTTTTTGACAACTTTATAGAACATATTTTTAATAGCAATACTTTAAGCTAATGAAATGGAGAGAAATCACATGAATATAAGGTTGGCTGAAATACAAGATATGAAGCAATTAATAAGAATGAGATGGGATTTTACAATTGAACACGATGATAGTAAAAAAAAACGAATCATTCGCTGAATTTGAAAAAGAATGCCAAACTTTTTTGGAGAACACTCTTAAAGGAGATCAATGGTTTATTTGGGTCGTGGAGGATAACGGAAAAATCATTTCACATATATACATAGAATTAATACAAAAGGTGCCACGCCCTGGGAGGATAACATATCCATTTGCATTTATGACCAATGTATACACGATTCCAGAGTATAGAAACAAGGGAATTGGAAGTAAATTACTACAGTCAATAAATAAGTGGATGAAAGAAAACAAGTATGAA
The nucleotide sequence above comes from Alkalicoccobacillus plakortidis. Encoded proteins:
- a CDS encoding FixH family protein, with amino-acid sequence MKKGLLAFSIVALFMIASCAIGQNQSIQYQEDTFDTLEADLSAPSETALHEPVTISVRVTLGEEPFTDVENVDFEIWRNGERDSGTTVAAQKADSGVYTLDTSFEEDGIYHIQAYVEADEEHLTSSKRIIAGDVSETDLEAAEQEFQQEQDQEKAQESNSN
- a CDS encoding MATE family efflux transporter, encoding MYSAISISQKIKLYTLILWPILITQISYHAMNVIDTMMSGRAGTTDLAGVAVGSSLWAPILTGFNGILMAVTPIIAQLLGKGEKQSISRSVLQALYLSVILALLVYLAGIFFLPSILQFMGLEAEVSHIAKHYLIGLSIGLVPLFASNVLRFFFDAQGFTRITMVILLIALPISAFLNYILIFGKFGFPELGGIGAGYATGITYWIIFGLSVFMTFKIPSIRSYALFSTWFRPSLKAWKGQLALGLPMGLSIFFEASIFSFVTLLVSRMFTTDVIAAHQAALNFASLLFMIPLSMSMALTIVVAYEIGAGRLKDARQYSKIGITASMLIISVASVLLYFFRESISYLYTDNQDVVQLAMSFFVFAIFYQLSDAAQATLQGVLRGYKDAAIPFIIALISYWGIGIPSGYLLATLTDLGPFGFWIGIIIGLTCAAIGFWIRLALINRRFRHSL
- a CDS encoding DNA polymerase IV, whose amino-acid sequence is MKSVIFLVDMESFYASIEVARRPEYKGKALVVSGDPNRRSGVILAASKEAKYYGVKNAERLWEAKQKCNQLIIVPPHMQDYIEVSMEITSILKTYTDLVEPYSIDEQFMDVTNSQRLFGSPLEIAKRVQTQIWNQCGVRARVGIGENKILAKLACDHFAKKNAEGIYELKADQLQDTLWPLPVEDLFGVGSQMKRHLYDRGIRTIGQLAATKVEFFKKRWGIHGQVLWMNAHGVDYSPVKISTHDGQKAIGHGMTLPYDYAEKADIHIVLLELCEEVCQRARKNHVHGSTVSLSVSGASYEIRTGFHRQFTMPYATNAALTIYKHLCQLLDQFWDGKPVRRLGISLSSLSDGDSVQLDLFEHKQQQENRELGEAMDLIKARFGKTALLRASSLLPAGQARERAAKIGGHYK
- a CDS encoding YolD-like family protein; this translates as MSDYLKRGNLLWEGSRMMLPEHKQAIRAQNEQEKRVDPPLLDQQELEELGIVAMESLSYTIPVHIVYWEDGFYRKIIAAVERVDQQQKRITCRESAEVSITIEISQLKSIERI
- a CDS encoding GNAT family N-acetyltransferase, with the protein product MIVKKNESFAEFEKECQTFLENTLKGDQWFIWVVEDNGKIISHIYIELIQKVPRPGRITYPFAFMTNVYTIPEYRNKGIGSKLLQSINKWMKENKYEFVIVWPSDDSIDYYHKNGYVHCTEPLEYHPS